From the Garra rufa chromosome 23, GarRuf1.0, whole genome shotgun sequence genome, the window CACCTTGCTTACTACCACAcctgaaattttaaaaataaaataaaataaataaataaacaacagtgAAACTTAATTTCCAAAATTACCCAATttttccctgaaaaaaaaaagaaaagaaatgtagCAGTTATCTAGAAGCATATATACAGAGCACCTACCGCTCAATCCTGTGCAATAATATTATTCAGtgttgtttataaaaataaataaataataaataagcttaaattaaaacatttggaGTCAGAGtagaaaaaattaagtaaaactaCAACAATAATTTAACAATGCAGGTGTTGTTTGTCCTGAGACACCATGGTTAAGCCCTCTTGAAAACCATCAGATGACAGTAAAGCAGGTGTTTCCTGAGACAGTGTACATGTTCAGCTTAAAGACACAGCATGTAGACAAAAAGACATGCATTACTGATCCCAAAAGCACAATGCTTACATACAAGTGACTTAAGTTCATTTTTCCACAATTTAAATAGACTGAAGTGTGTGGGTAGAATAATGTCAGGggcttttcttactttttgagAAAAACGGAGAGGAAGTTTTGTGCTGTCCTCATTGCAGTTTCATATGAGTTTGTGATTAATACATCCTGAtcaacctgaaaaaaatgtaatgttataaaataagcctaaaaggaataaataaaaaacataaaacaattaCTTATCATAATGTGACGTTTTCaacatacaaaaatacaaacCAAAATCTAAAATATGCAATGGCCTTAAACAGGGTCTTCATGCTATTGTACCTTTAAGACCACATAACAACATGGAATATGTAAATCAAaagtttagcttttttatttaaagaagttAATAATTGCATTCagcaagaaaaaaaacaacaacttacaacacagcaaatcagcatatcagaatgatttctgaagaataatgtgacactgaacgttggagtaatgatgctgacaattcagtttttgcatcacaagaataaattacatcttaaaaacagaaaagtgcctattttaaattataataatataatatagctgcaagcagcgattactggggttcaagcgcTTAAGGTATTTAAGCATATATGTAAAAAGACATATTTAGCAAGGCTGTACCTtcctaaatcaatgattaaaaaaaagcattttagacagaaaagcatttttttgtcaAACAgggtcaaacaggcccaccgagtttcattccgaaCGGCCTTACATAAATGTTCTGAGTTTAGCAatgatatctcattccgttcagcaTGTTATAGGCAATTTAATTAAAGTAgtcctgcccctttcaaacgttttggcatcTCTTTGCGATGGTGAGTCAAaagttaatttttcttttgataAACATTGATTTTCACTCTACAGAGAAACTTTCTTTCGGTTCAGATCGGGCGGAaaccctaggactagttcacaaaagtaggtttttcaaaaaatgctaataataaaaaaaatgtccagcgtgagccaaggattccaacgacataagacacttgagcctgccaCTGACAATTTatgagttatgagtgatttcatacttttgttcGCCGTAGCGCCCCCTTCAGGCCAACTGGGGCGAGAATTAGTTACGTTgtaggcggtgtgagtactaccattcctccaagtttcaagtctctacgacttacagtttgatctgcatgatcagttttatgCTGAGATCGCTGATccatgaccattctaacaattacaagagggtttcagcgctacgtgcttgaacccctaatttcacaatattgcttttttactgtacttttgatcaaatacatgcagccttggtaagcataacagacaaaacatcaaaaaagtcttactgacctgaaacatttgtaaaaaaaataataattcagaaATGTTTTGGGTCGACTGCAAATGTAGCTTCAGTGTTCTCTTACCTTTCTGTCATTATCATCATCCGAGTCCTTATCAGAAGGCAGATGGACCACACACTGAATGAGCTGCAGAACCAGCGCAGTCACCATCTGAATGTACATGGGCTCCCCATCCATGTCACTGCTGTTCAGTCTGAACACACAATATAGTCAATACACATGCTCATATACTGCCCTTGTCAACTGGTAGACCAGACTGTAGCATATACCTGAAATTTCTCAAGTTTCTCTTGCTGGTTGGCAGTCTGGCAAGAGATGTGAAGATCTCCTCTAGGATCAGCTGCCTGTGCTTCTCATATCTAGAGAACACCTAGAAATTGCACAACACAACAGTGTTAGATGCAGTTAGCACAGCAAAGCATAACGTAAAAAAACCTTAACAGCACTGGTACTTACAGCCGTCActagtttaatggcacaaagctgCAGCTCACTCACATTCTCGACAAAGAATGGTGTGATACCTAGGGATGACACCTGTAGAGATACAAAAGCACAGATTTAATAATTGACCAAATCTAGTTTCTGCTCGATTCATTAGCACATGAAATGTTTGTCTTCGTAATATTTCGCCAAAATGTAATAACTTTTGCAACTGCGAGGACTGACTGCAGCAAAGAACATGAGATGCAGCAGTCAGGTATCAGTCTCTCACCTGAAGGATGGTCGTGTCAGTCAACAGCTGAATCTCCAACAGTTCAGACAGGTTACTGATAATGTCACAAACTTTGTTGTAAAGCATGACAGTAACTTTCTGCTTATGCGTTGAGCACTTTGCTCGCTTGGCTTTCGAGCTTAGCGTTCCACCTGAAACAGAGCAAGAATGGAAATAGTTTGGACAACTGTTGGGATAGCGAGGCATGTGACCAgctaatgacaaaaaaaaatctgttttttacCCATTCAATATGACTTTACAACTACaactatgtttttattattacaaatattttttaaataaaaatatgtatattattGCAGTAATACTACTGTACTGTATAGAATAACATTAAAATTGAAATGCATATATTTTTGAATGCATTTCTAAAAATTACACAATTCATGAGGGTCATACttcaattttgaaaataaagaaatccagaaatatgaaaaaacaaacaaaaaaacatcagtgAATGACATATGCCACACATCCACCTTGTCCTGACTAGTGTAGTGTAAGTTTCCAGTATCAAGCAATTTTTAagtccagaataaaaaaatatgataacatTACAATACAGCCAACAGGAACACTGATAATAACGGACCAATTAAATTTCACAAAAAGAATCTTGTAGGTTAGGGCACTGTGTTAAGGTGCAAGACTGACCGCCATGAGGGTTCACTCTGTAGACGGGGTCGTACTGCGGATAGAGTGTGTTCTGTAGATGGAACTTTGTGTACTGCAGGACCCTCTCGATAACATCCTCAATGTAAACGGCCTTCGGCATTCGTGCTGAGGTCATGATGTTAAGAGCCGTCAGACAAGCATCAGCAGATTTGGTGACACGTTCCATGATGAGGTCACGCCACAAGCGCTCCTCGTCGTCCCTGTCGTTGTCCTGAAATCACAAGGACAGGGAAGCTGTCAGTGAGAGTCAATGGCAGAGCCATTCCGTCAGTAGAAACTACAATGATGCTTACATGATTCATGAGGGTGGTGAGCTTTGCACCATCCTGAATGTTCTTTTCCAAAATACTCTGGACCTTCACCATCTTATCAGATGGAATCTGAAAATGAAAACAGTTGAAGCATTAAGAGATCAGGTATTTAGGATGTGCCCTGTCTCTTGAGACTGGTCCCAGGTGATCCTGTACCTACCTTATGCATGATGCCCATAGCCTTTATTTTGGCTGATTCACTGCTTAACTCCGAGAGCTGGTGTTTGCCGAGGAGCAGCTCCTGAGGAATCTCATCATCATCTGCATTTATTAAATCAATTACTGTCAAACTTGCAGAAGCATTCTGGTTTAACAGAATCTGAAATAATTTGAACCTTCAATGTAATAATTTCTCCACATTTGCACATTTACCTAACGATGTCAAGTCCACATCTTCAAGGTTTTCGAGAATGTTGTCAACACTGGTGGAAAATCTCTTGAATGTGGAAGAGTCCATCATTTCTGTGGAGCACAAGGTGGATTACTAAAGATCTCAGCATCTCAGATTGCTCAATGCTGATTGGAAACTGCAAGCTGCAAACATACCATCTTCAGTCAGTTTGGGCTCGTAGGCTCTCCGCTTTTTCTGCTTTTCCTTCTTCTTCAACTTTCGGGCAACTGTTGTTAAAGGATGTCAAAGATCAGTTATTTCTACGCTTCAACCCAACAAAACTGTCAACACTGCTGACATAATAAATGCTAATGTGTTTAACTGGTCACTTACGATCACTGAGGCTGGGCGGGGGCGAATCTTCTTCCGAGTCCTCAGGACTGCGTTCTCTATATCGACTGCCTGAACCTTTCCGGCTGTCAAAGTGACCTCCACTTCGCCGGTGATCTCCAGAACCCCTCCGGTCCTTTTCTTCATATTCCCAAGCTTTGTCTCTGTCCTTTTTTGAACGCTTTGAGGGCACTAACAGCCAGAAAGACAACACATTTCAAGGGAAAAGCTACTTAAACTATCTCAACTCCAAGTATTTAAGCAGAGAAGAAATTATAATTCAGAAGAAATATTGGTGACaatatagttgttgtttttttttttttttacaaacatgggTTTGGTTATTCTTGATCCTGATTCAGATTAAGCAGGCACATTAAGTGTGAAAACAATATTTGATTCAGTTTTACTTACGTTCTACAGAACTACTATCATCATCTGAGCTGACTTCAGCATACTTGGGCTTCTCATTAGTGGAGCTGCGTCTGCGTTTATTCATTTTCACCCTTTCACACAGTGGCATACGGGAATCCATCTCTGCCAGCATATGAGGAAGTTCCATTAACACTGAATCATTAAGGCCCCCACAGAGAGGGCTACTCAAACTCCTCAAATGCATATTTAGACAGTCTGTCAAATCTCTGTagaataaactaaaaaaatatttgttttcactgGTCATGAAAACAGGAGTCACAGAGACTTACCTCCACGTGATTTTCCATGAGACGACCTGCTCTTGCTTGGCTTGCGCGAATTACTGATCAACTTCTGGACCTCATCAATGGAAAGTTTCTGCAGAACAACAACAGGTTTGGCGCCCTTATTGAGGTCCTCCACCAGGTCCAGTTTTTCCAATTTCACAAGTGGCTCGGCAAACAGTTCTCGTCGCATTTCCTGCATCACGTTACCATCTTTGTCCCGCTTCAACTTGGGAATGACAAAGTTCTTTAATGCACCCGATTTACCCCCCAGTAGGTAGTTGGGAAACTCTGCTGCTTTACTCTCTGAGGACGGAGGCTTGTGTCCATCGAGTCGGTTCTTGTCTCCACTCCGTTTCTCATCTTTGTTGTTGGAAGTTTTGTGGACTGACCGTTCAGGTTTTGTTTTAGTTTCTGTTCCACTACGAGATTCCTGCTTCACACGAGGACTGTCAGGACGGGAACGCTGCTCAGGAGACCGCTTGTCCCGGGACTCTGTTGATTCTGTGTGACGTTTCTTTTCTTGGTCTCGATCCCCTTCCCGATCTTTGTCCCGGACCCTCTCCTGTTCCTTGTCCTGATCTTTCTCTTTTTCCCTGTCCCGATCTTTTACCCGCTCCTTGTTCCGATCTTTCTCCCTCTCCTTGTTCCGATCTTTCTCTCGCTCCTTGTCTCGATTTTTAACCCGTTCCTTGTCCCGATTCTTCTCCCGATCTTTTTCCCGCTCCTTGTCCCGATTTTTAACCCGCTCCTTGTCACGATCTTTTTCCCGCACCTTGTCTCGATCTTTCTCCCGCACTTTGTCCCGATCTTTCTCACGCACCTTGTCTCGATCTTTCTCCTGCTCCTTGTCCCGATCTTTCTCCCGCACCTTGTCTCGATCTTTCTCCTGCTCCTTGTCCCGCACCTTGTCTCGATCTTTCTCCTGCTCCTTGTCCCGCACCTTGTCTCGATCTTTCTCCTGCTCCTTGTCCCGCACCTTGTCTCGATCTTTCTCTTGCTCCTTGTCCCGCACCTTGTCCCGATCTTTCTCCTGCTCCTTGTCCCGTACCTTGTCTCGATCTTTCTCCTGCTCCTTGTCCCTCACCTTGTCTCGATCTTTCTCATGATTTTCCCCTTCTTTTTCTCGTTCCAGGTCCCGATCTACGTCCCTGTTGTGCTCAAGCCGGCTGGACTTGTCCGGTCGTCGGACTTTGGTGCCTTCACTGTCCCGATCTTTTTGCCTCTCTTCTTTGCTCTCTCGAGTTGACTCTGACCGTCCTTCCTGTTTTCTGGAAGTTTCATTACTTTTTCCCTCAGGCCTCACTTTGTCAGGTTTACCGTCATTTCTGTGCTTGGAGAGATCCGATCTCTTTTCTGAACTCACTTTGTTGGAGATGTCCCGACGGTTCTCGTGCTTGTGTTTGGGAGTCTCTGGTCGTCCATCTGAAGAAGTTTTCTGCGGCGTAGTTTCTATCCGTTGCTTGATGACTTCTGGACGACCATCTACTGTCCTCTGGACCTCTCCATCAGTCTTTGATTTGAGACGCAAGACCCCTGTAGATTCAGAACTATCTTCTGGCCAGCGCTGGGCCTCTGTTGCAGGGACAGGACAGGAGTCCACTGGCCCTTCCACCCTGCCTGCCTGCTGCAGGTCTATACTGACCATCAAGGCTGGCCGACTGGCTCCGTTACTAGCAGCACTAGCCTCTTGAGGTACCAGTTTGTTCCCAGCATTGCATCCGCCACCCACGCCAGGTGTTCCAGAAGCTCCCGCGGTGCCCGCAGCTCCTGGTTCCTGAGGGTACGAATCCTGCTTTCTCTTCTTCAGAGGTTTATCTGCAGAGTTAGAATCACACAGGTAAGAAGCAGTATTCAACACGTTTATATTTTCGAGTTAAGCTTGCTCATGCAAATTTCTGGTTTCTATGGTCAGCAGGGCACTGCTGTGTGGTTGTTAAGCTGTTTTAAGTAGTTAACATGTTTTGTGTTTGCTCAGGTAAGGTGTTACAACATTAttatgtaattgttagaatgttCTAGGTTGTTGCCAGGGTGCTGCTTTATTGTTCTCATAAGCTTCTGAATGGTTGTAAGCATGCTACTATGTGGTTGCTTAGGCAGCTGTTACTATACAGTTGCTAGGATGCTCTAGGTCAGAGGTTCTTAACGCTagcctcgaggtccactttcctgcagagtttagttccaaccctaatcaaacacacctgaacaagctaatcaaggtcttgaGGATCACTAGAAAAATTGCAGAAAAAGTGGACCTtaagggccagagttgagaacccctacTCTAGGTGGTTACCAAGGTGCTTTGTGATTGCTAATGTGATCTTATTGGCAGTAAGCAAGTAACCCTTCGGTTGTCATAATGTTCTAGGTAGATGCCAGGATCCTACTATGTGGTTTGTAAGGTGTTCTGAATCATTGttagtggttgctaggatgtttgccAGGGCATTTCTTTGCAGTTGCCGAGGAATTTGTTTCTAGGAAGTTCATGGTGGTTGCCAGGATGCTGCTATTTGGTTCTTAAGGTATTCTGAATGGTTGTTAGAAAGTTACTACATGGTTGTGGATGGTTGCCAGGACATTGCTTTGTGGTTGCTGATTGTTTTTCTGACTGGTTTCTATTATGTTACTATATGGTTGCTATATAGCTTTGCAGTTGCTAAGGTAGGGTGTTACTATGATACTATGCATTGCTAGGATGTTCAGGGTGGTTGCCAGGATGCAAGTATTCTGCATGGTTGTTCTAACAACCGTTACAATGTGGTTGTGGATGGTTGCTAGGACCACTTTTTGGTTGCTaagttactatgtggttgctaggatgttctaggGTGGTTGGCAGGGTCCATATTTACAATTGGTAAAGTAATTTGTTACTATATTACGATGTGGTTACTAAAATGTTCCAAAGTGGTTGCCAGGGTCCTGCTTTGCAACTGGTATGATAAGTTTCTACTATATTACAATTTGattgctaggatgttctggggTTGCCAGGGTCCTACTTTGCAATTGGTAAGAAAAGTTGTTACTATCTAACAATGTGGTTGCTAGGAATGTCTGGGTGGGTGCTAGTGAACTActttgtggttgctaaggtaagGTGTTACTACGCAGTTACTAGGATGTTCTGAGTGGGTACCAGGGCATTGCTTGCAGTTGTAGTTATGACTGTTGCTAGTACCTTTACAAGCACCATTAATAAAAGCTGTCATACAGTTTAAGGCATTCAGAAAATTGATAAAAAGCATGCACGTCAAGTGACAAGTAGAAAATAAACAACCTTTATCTTGAACTTCCTTAGAGCAGCGTTCTCGTTCTATAGCGGATTCCCTCTCAATCCTTTCGATCTCAGCAAGAGCGTCCAGCTCTGCCTCGTCGTAGGGGGTTCCGCTAACTACCCCGGGTTGCTTGGCTGCAAGTGCCCCAGTGTTCTGTAGTACGGGAACCTGCTGGTAGGCCGACTGCTCACCCGAAAGACACTGTCCTGCGGAGAGCCGTTCCTGGGGGTTCCGGTGGTATGGTAAGCTATTGCACGACAGTTCATTCTCAGCATCTGAGCCATGCTCTACCGCCGACAACGACTCAGCTGACTGTTCTGTCTCAGAAGACTTCACTCGAGACAACTTTATTGTTAGCTTTGTGGAGTCTTTAGTGGGTGAGCTGACAATGTCATACATGGCACCTTTACCCCCTTCCTCTTTTATTAACTTTTTCTGCTTCTTTTTCCGTTCAGGAGAGTCCAACAGGAGGTCAGGAGCAGCATCTCTTGGGGAGGTGTAGGGTGGAGGAGACTGAAGAATCAAGGGCGGCCGAGATCCAACTGAAATTGGACCAGAAAAGTCATACTTCTGTGCAAATCAGCAATATGGCAACATATTTAGAGCTTTTAAAATGAACCAGTTTGTCTGAGTTTAAACGTTTTAATTTTTGCATCTTTTATCCATTTTTTAAGTCTTGACTTTGTCCAAACACTCTACAAGATCCCAAAAGCAAACAACGCAGGATGATAATATACAATCACCCTCTGTACTGTAATACTACCAAAATCTCAGTTAACCAAATAGTGATTGATCTTTCATGAATTGCGAGCTCAGAGACTGTAGTGTACACTATGAgtttttaaaagcttagtttaaATGTGTGCGATAAATAAACAGCGCCAATAAATGTTTGTTGAGATAATGTTCTCAAATGAAAAGAGCAGATGCTTGGACGTTACATCACATCTTAACAAGAGGAGAGTATCATTTCTCATGAGTACTTGTGAGAACAGCAAGCATACTCATGCTATACAGACAACTACAAGTGTATGTGTAAAGGAGGTTCAACCTACCTTTTGGAGTTCCTTCACTTCCAGCTGGGGAGCAGACGGAGCGTACAGAAAAGGAGGCGTTTCTCATAGCGGGGTCACTCTCCTGTGAAACCACAGACAACATGGGTGAAAAATAAGCTATTAATAAAGATCCAGGCCCAATCTAATTAACAAATATTATTTGGAGGCAGAAATATATGTAGGGTTATAAAAACTTCTACTGGCAAGCACTCACATCATTTCCGAGTCTCTGGACGATGCTGATGTACTCATCGTTGGAGCAATGCCTCGCATTATGGTTGGAGTTACCCGACACTTGACAGGAGACCTTGTTGTCATGGATGTTTCTAATGCCACCAGGAACTATTGGACTGGATACGGATACtgcaacacacacagacacaaaaaacaacttattcactgatttatttttatttggaatAACCTGCAGTGATTATTTGTTCACGATAAGAACAAGAATATGGATTAAGAAATTAAATACAGATTTCATTTTTTGATTTTAACAGCCAAGGATGGTTTTCAGACACACCATTCAGCAAGGGACGGGGATAAAAGAAGATTCACTAAGAACAAATCTTATTAAAACCGCTTTTCCTTGAGCCTTGAGGTGTTTTAAGACTACAGATACTGAAAATGGTGACAATCCTCTTGAGGTTCTCTTCAGGAAGGAGAGCAGGGACTCACCTTGCTGGATCTGTTGGTGCTGAGGGTAGCTGGGTGGGTGGCTGTACTGCATGTATCCTGGCGGGCTCTGTGGTGCATACGGGCTGGGCACTGGACTGTTTTGCTGGGGCATGTACCTGGTACCAGAACCAGCCTGAGGTTGAACATATCGGCTGTCGAGTAAGAGCAGAACTGGTGAGTATACAGACTGGAAATGGAACCAGGTTTTTCTGCATATTTTAATTCCTTTAATCACACTTACCTATCTAACCCACATAAAAAGGAAACTGGAACAGTACCTGGGAGGGCTTGGAGTTATAGTGGTTTGCTGGTAGTTTGACGCCGGACTTCCATGCATTGAATTCTGAGGCATCTTGTACGGTGGTATCATTGGCTGTTGCATTAAACCTTCAAAACATAAAAGAAAGTGTCAACAAATCATGGTTTAAAATATTGACTTCATGGGGAAAATTacatggcaatgcaagctcacaTTTGCCACGCTATATGATTAGAACTCTAACAAGATTAAGCATGTAATACTttcaaacatacactactgttcaaaaatttgagGTCAgttacatttgtaaaaaaaattaaaaataaattaatacttattttgcagcaaggatgcataaaaagtatcaaaaatgacagtaaagacttaaagatttatatttcaaattattgctgttcttttgaacattataTTTATGATAGAATTCTGAATAAAATGTAtcagggatcatgtgacactaaagcct encodes:
- the nipblb gene encoding nipped-B-like protein B, encoding MNGDMPHVPITTLAGIASLTDLLNQLPLPSPLPATTTKSLLYNGRIAEEVSCLLSRRDDTLVSQLAHSLNQVSTEHIELKDNLGSDDPEGDVPLLLQTVLSRNPNVFREKSTPTRYGVQGGLMQQPMIPPYKMPQNSMHGSPASNYQQTTITPSPPSRYVQPQAGSGTRYMPQQNSPVPSPYAPQSPPGYMQYSHPPSYPQHQQIQQVSVSSPIVPGGIRNIHDNKVSCQVSGNSNHNARHCSNDEYISIVQRLGNDESDPAMRNASFSVRSVCSPAGSEGTPKVGSRPPLILQSPPPYTSPRDAAPDLLLDSPERKKKQKKLIKEEGGKGAMYDIVSSPTKDSTKLTIKLSRVKSSETEQSAESLSAVEHGSDAENELSCNSLPYHRNPQERLSAGQCLSGEQSAYQQVPVLQNTGALAAKQPGVVSGTPYDEAELDALAEIERIERESAIERERCSKEVQDKDKPLKKRKQDSYPQEPGAAGTAGASGTPGVGGGCNAGNKLVPQEASAASNGASRPALMVSIDLQQAGRVEGPVDSCPVPATEAQRWPEDSSESTGVLRLKSKTDGEVQRTVDGRPEVIKQRIETTPQKTSSDGRPETPKHKHENRRDISNKVSSEKRSDLSKHRNDGKPDKVRPEGKSNETSRKQEGRSESTRESKEERQKDRDSEGTKVRRPDKSSRLEHNRDVDRDLEREKEGENHEKDRDKVRDKEQEKDRDKVRDKEQEKDRDKVRDKEQEKDRDKVRDKEQEKDRDKVRDKEQEKDRDKVRDKEQEKDRDKVREKDRDKEQEKDRDKVREKDRDKVREKDRDKVREKDRDKERVKNRDKEREKDREKNRDKERVKNRDKEREKDRNKEREKDRNKERVKDRDREKEKDQDKEQERVRDKDREGDRDQEKKRHTESTESRDKRSPEQRSRPDSPRVKQESRSGTETKTKPERSVHKTSNNKDEKRSGDKNRLDGHKPPSSESKAAEFPNYLLGGKSGALKNFVIPKLKRDKDGNVMQEMRRELFAEPLVKLEKLDLVEDLNKGAKPVVVLQKLSIDEVQKLISNSRKPSKSRSSHGKSRGEMDSRMPLCERVKMNKRRRSSTNEKPKYAEVSSDDDSSSVELPSKRSKKDRDKAWEYEEKDRRGSGDHRRSGGHFDSRKGSGSRYRERSPEDSEEDSPPPSLSDLARKLKKKEKQKKRRAYEPKLTEDEMMDSSTFKRFSTSVDNILENLEDVDLTSLDDDEIPQELLLGKHQLSELSSESAKIKAMGIMHKIPSDKMVKVQSILEKNIQDGAKLTTLMNHDNDRDDEERLWRDLIMERVTKSADACLTALNIMTSARMPKAVYIEDVIERVLQYTKFHLQNTLYPQYDPVYRVNPHGGGTLSSKAKRAKCSTHKQKVTVMLYNKVCDIISNLSELLEIQLLTDTTILQVSSLGITPFFVENVSELQLCAIKLVTAVFSRYEKHRQLILEEIFTSLARLPTSKRNLRNFRLNSSDMDGEPMYIQMVTALVLQLIQCVVHLPSDKDSDDDNDRKVDQDVLITNSYETAMRTAQNFLSVFLKKCGSKQGEDDYRPLFENFVQDLLSTVNKPDWPAAELLLSLLGRLLVHQFSNKQTEMALRVASLDYLGTVAARLRKDAVTSKMDQRSINRILGESSGGDEIQQLQKALLNYLNENVETDPSLLFARKFYIAQWFRDTSTETEKAMKSQSQRDDDSSDGTHHARDVETTSEILQKAEGRKKFLRSVIKTSASKFSSLRVNSDTVDYEDSCLIVRYLASMRPFAQSFDIYLTQILRVLGESAIAVRTKAMKCLSEVVAVDPSILARSDMQRGVHGRLMDNSTSVREAAVELLGRFVLSRPQLTEQYYDMLIERILDTGISVRKRVIKILRDICLEQPTFVKITEMCVKMIRRVNDEEGIKKLVNETFQKLWFTPTPNHDKEAMTRKILNITDVVAACRDSGYDWFEQLLQNLLKSEEDASYKPAKKACTQLVDSLVEHILKYEESLADCENKGLTSNCLVACITTLYLFSKIRPQLMVKHAMTMQPYLTTKCNTQSDFMVICNVAKILELVVPLMDHPSENFLTTIEEDLMKLIIKYGMTVVQHCVSCLGAVVNKVTHNYKFVWSCFNRYYGALNKLKLQHQEDPNSTVLVSNKPALLRSLFTVGALCRHFDFDQEEFKGSNKVVIKDKVLELLLYFTKNEDEEVQTKAIIGLGFLFIQHPGLMFASDVKNLYNCLLADRKTSVNLKIQVLKNLQTYLQEEDSRMQEADREWKKMSKQEDLKEMGDISSGMSSSIMQLYLKQVLESFFHTQSSVRHFALNVIALTLSQGLIHPVQCVPYLIAMGTDLEPTMRNKADQQLVEIDKKYTGFIHMKAVAGMKMSYQVQQAIVDSKDTVVRGFRQDETNTALCSHLYTMVRGNRQHRRAFLISLLNLFDDNAKSDVNMLLYIADNIACFPFQSQEEPLFIMHHVDITLSVSGSNLLQSFKESLLKEPRPREKKKKRGKKYGSEEEDESSRGSSSDSDSSDEVIRRRKKPKRSAAVNSDSDSDLDLEDVDKVMQRLPDNPEPLLDFANASQGILLLLMLKQHLKNLYGFSDSKIQKYSPTESAKVYDKAVNRKANVHFNPRQTLDYLTNNLSNGDLTYDVKRRVVRQYLDFKVLMEHLDPDEEDEEGEASASSHARNKAITSLLGGSSPKNNAADSYDDDSEADEKAHGSSRRSRRGGDSAEASGHMNETVEAMDVIAICCPKYKDRPQIARVIQKTSTGYSVRWMAGSYSGTWAEAKKRDGRKLVPWVDTIKESDIIYKKIALTSAHKLSTKVVQTLRSLYAAKEGTSS